The Dermacentor albipictus isolate Rhodes 1998 colony chromosome 2, USDA_Dalb.pri_finalv2, whole genome shotgun sequence genome has a segment encoding these proteins:
- the LOC139055875 gene encoding piggyBac transposable element-derived protein 2-like, translated as MPRKKIQKIPCSSFYRRRDPQTLNDILNQIDAGEDVPSMVAILPPENHAAAVTDEESGDEECTSMDHLPGSTLRAEVLDTCSESSEDENDQEPPAKQQKRRVKWDKRDLNASFPTRHSCDSDSAEGAPLTPVEAFEKFFDDEVVNLLVANTNTYAQQKNRLLNVNAGEMRCFLGILLLSGYVPVPRRRMLWENSRDSHNELVANSMRRDRFEAIFTNLHVADNNNLVQEDKFTKLRPLFRLLNERFLLYAPLLDCFSIDESMCEYFGKHGCKQFMKGKPIRFGYKLWCICTPLGYLLSVEPYQGRYGVNVDDKNKLGLGGSVVTEMVSRLKERLDYCFHVFFDNFFSSLKLVRMLSSMGVKCTGTVRDNRIENCPILTQKEMKSKNRGFYDYKVDAESEIIVCRWKDNSTVTVVSNAHGVEPTQMVKRYSRENKSKVTVEQPFLISSYNGNMGGVDRLDQNISKYRTAIRGKKWYSSLLTYLVDACVNNAFQLYRIGTTKTELLTFRRTIAVSYMKSYGTKPLRGKSRQSLLEAQSRFDRIDHTVIPQEKQTRCAHCHEKTTTRCEKCDIGVHVKCFKLYHSKE; from the exons ATGCCGAGAAAGAAAAT TCAGAAGATTCCCTGCAGTTCATTTTACCGCAGAAGAGATCCGCAAACGCTCAACGACATTCTAAACCAGATTGACGCTGGGGAAGATGTACCGTCTATGGTGGCCATTCTTCCGCCCGAAAATCACGCGGCGGCAGTAACAGATGAAGAAAGCGGTGATGAAGAATGCACCAGCATGGACCATCTGCCGGGGAGCACTCTTCGTGCTGAAGTTCTGGACACTTGTTCAGAGTCAAGTGAGGACGAGAACGACCAGGAGCCACCAGCTAAGCAACAGAAACGACGTGTCAAGTGGGATAAACGCGATTTGAACGCGAGTTTCCCAACTCGCCACTCGTGTGATTCAGACTCCGCTGAAGGAGCACCGCTAACTCCAGTGGAGGCATTTGAAAAATTTTTCGATGATGAAGTCGTCAACCTGCTTGTTGCAAACACCAACACCTATGCACAACAGAAGAATCGGTTGTTGAACGTGAACGCAGGTGAGATGAGATGTTTTCTCGGCATTCTGCTTCTCAGTGGCTATGTGCCGGTTCCAAGGCGTCGCATGTTGTGGGAAAACTCACGTGATTCTCATAATGAACTCGTCGCGAACTCTATGAGGCGGGACCGATTTGAAGCCATTTTCACCAACCTACATGTGGCTGACAACAACAACCTAGTACAAGAAGACAAATTCACAAAACTGCGACCACTGTTTAGGCTCTTGAATGAACGGTTTCTGTTGTATGCTCCATTACTAGACTGCTTCAGCATTGATGAAAGCATGTGCGAGTACTTCGGAAAGCATGGATGCAAGCAGTTTATGAAAGGGAAACCAATCCGATTTGGCTATAAATTGTGGTGCATTTGCACCCCATTGGGCTATTTGCTTTCTGTTGAGCCCTACCAAGGGAGGTATGGCGTCAATGTGGATGATAAAAACAAGCTTGGTCTAGGAGGATCTGTTGTTACAGAAATGGTGTCCAGGTTGAAAGAAAGGCTTGATTACTGTTTTCATGTGTTCTTTGACAACTTCTTTTCAAGTCTCAAACTTGTTAGAATGCTTTCGTCAATGGGTGTCAAGTGCACAGGCACCGTGCGGGATAACCGAATAGAAAACTGTCCCATCCTGAcacagaaagaaatgaaaagcaaGAATCGAGGCTTCTACGATTACAAAGTCGACGCTGAATCTGAAATTATTGTATGTCGCTGGAAGGACAACAGCACAGTGACCGTCGTCTCAAATGCTCACGGGGTCGAGCCAACACAAATGGTGAAAAGATATTCGAGAGAAAACAAGTCCAAAGTCACGGTGGAGCAGCCGTTCTTGATTTCGAGCTATAATGGCAACATGGGAGGAGTTGACAGACTAGACCAAAATATTTCAAAGTACCGCACAGCCATTCGAGGAAAGAAGTGGTATTCTTCCCTCCTGACATATCTGGTTGATGCATGTGTGAATAATGCATTCCAGTTGTACAGAATTGGAACGACCAAAACAGAGCTCCTCACATTTCGAAGGACGATAGCGGTGTCGTATATGAAGAGTTATGGCACCAAGCCATTGCGTGGAAAAAGCCGGCAATCTTTACTGGAAGCCCAAAGCCGATTTGACCGCATTGACCACACAGTGATTCCTCAAGAGAAGCAAACAAGGTGTGCTCATTGCCATGAGAAGACCACAACACGTTGTGAAAAATGCGACATCGGAGTCCATGTGAAATGTTTCAAATTGTACCACTCAAAGGAGTAG